One segment of Candidatus Thorarchaeota archaeon DNA contains the following:
- a CDS encoding thioredoxin family protein, translated as MVSDVTPEEVEQAKKNAGIVLVDCWAPWCGPCKALGPILEELEEKYSDNSAVKFFKVNTDEHRQFALENNLTAIPCVLVYKDGELATYEDPHRGGKTDRLIGLRPAEQYQQVIDALLE; from the coding sequence TTGGTCAGCGATGTAACCCCAGAAGAAGTTGAGCAGGCCAAGAAGAACGCCGGGATTGTCCTTGTCGATTGCTGGGCGCCGTGGTGTGGCCCATGCAAAGCTTTGGGTCCCATTCTCGAAGAGTTAGAAGAGAAGTACTCGGATAATTCAGCGGTGAAGTTCTTCAAAGTCAATACTGATGAACACAGGCAATTTGCTTTGGAGAACAACCTTACCGCGATTCCCTGTGTCCTTGTCTACAAGGATGGCGAGTTAGCAACTTACGAAGATCCTCATAGAGGAGGAAAAACGGACCGACTTATTGGATTACGCCCGGCAGAACAGTATCAACAGGTAATAGATGCGCTTTTAGAATAG
- a CDS encoding gamma carbonic anhydrase family protein has protein sequence MPILPFGDTKPDIDPEAYISTQATIVGDVTIGEGVSIWPGAVIRGDRASVSIEKNSCIQDSVVIHAHNEDNPAMIGSHTVIGSSSVLHGVYLGDSLDIGDACVVFDGATLGEGVKLVPGSIVPENVVIPPRSLNSGSPASQIRELSRKEVQRQKANAEVISQVFQKLRKWQFQP, from the coding sequence TTGCCGATACTGCCCTTTGGAGATACAAAGCCGGATATTGATCCAGAAGCCTATATTAGCACACAAGCAACCATCGTAGGTGATGTCACGATTGGTGAAGGTGTGAGTATTTGGCCCGGAGCTGTAATCCGCGGAGATCGCGCTTCAGTTAGTATTGAAAAGAACTCGTGTATACAAGATAGTGTTGTTATCCATGCACATAACGAAGACAACCCAGCCATGATCGGGAGTCATACAGTAATTGGATCTAGCTCGGTCTTACATGGTGTATATCTAGGCGATTCGCTTGATATCGGAGATGCATGTGTGGTCTTTGACGGTGCAACCTTAGGAGAAGGAGTAAAACTTGTGCCAGGTTCCATAGTACCTGAAAATGTTGTTATTCCGCCAAGAAGTCTTAATTCTGGTTCACCAGCTAGTCAAATACGAGAACTATCACGGAAAGAAGTACAACGTCAAAAGGCCAACGCAGAAGTCATAAGCCAAGTATTCCAGAAACTTCGTAAATGGCAGTTTCAGCCATAG
- a CDS encoding thioredoxin family protein — MVEDINANQIPEIVENNQVVFVDCHAVWCQPCRTLGPMLEEIHEKYNNKGLRVVKLDVDKNREFSTKNQITGVPSVLVYANGQRVVFDDGNGNKMDRLVGVMPMEVYDTIANELLGEAS, encoded by the coding sequence ATGGTCGAAGACATCAATGCAAATCAAATTCCAGAAATAGTTGAAAACAATCAAGTTGTATTCGTTGACTGCCACGCTGTCTGGTGTCAACCATGCAGAACACTTGGTCCTATGCTTGAGGAAATTCATGAGAAATACAATAACAAAGGGCTGCGAGTGGTGAAGCTGGACGTCGACAAAAATCGCGAATTCAGCACCAAGAACCAAATCACCGGCGTGCCCAGTGTACTAGTGTATGCTAACGGACAACGCGTTGTATTTGACGATGGTAATGGCAACAAAATGGATAGACTGGTTGGCGTAATGCCAATGGAAGTCTATGATACTATAGCTAATGAATTGCTCGGCGAAGCATCTTGA